The following are encoded together in the Penicillium digitatum chromosome 3, complete sequence genome:
- a CDS encoding AAA family ATPase, putative has translation MARSAKRTLDEVANKSDSDDEDYSDHAHYSRSTGRKSRPSPKKKSRRAPKKRRRGSDDDGLTSDEEELSEESDFDETEEESEGEEVERNVRGTARRRTTQSRRPHYEEPDSEEELLNDDGDNETRDPPRKSTVIKLKLPPNYLAFSKRVTRRNRDASEDIYALTNSGRHVQTVERGTRTPEAEIPSPSRRIARVDRMAKRTVIDEEDEDAEGQDDVEDVINETTILGSQMEVLESDGPQGGAEGDTLPVNDGDHDAIDEDMPDEDVVPESENGDAKNDHSEQTDELPTTRRRGRLSHEQPQEESATQDAETNEESQLRRSSRKQPPRSSQRKSKNEESDFEPEEEPSNDEEDDSEPDSQASPRKEIQAHEEAEDSSASRRPGLRQRPSRTRAPSEEAEELAEELEDLTGRARRRAKQTVAYEKPRRNRKDVDYRIIRPEILQPNEDTDNEVTGSPSRRGRAGGGWQRTLFSTLGPFGGGGNSAILGVPGGPTAVGGADSDSSDDEGAQQPNRAPGLGVAATHNQSADPGQNSAGTPANLGKFNNKQALADADPLGVDMNVNFDHVGGLQGHIDQLKEMVSLPLLYPEIFQRFKITPPRGVLFHGPPGTGKTLMARALANSVSSEGRKVTFYMRKGADALSKWVGEAERQLRLLFEEARKNQPSIIFFDEIDGLAPVRSSKQEQIHASIVSTLLALMDGMDGRGQVVVIGATNRPDSVDPALRRPGRFDREFYFSLPNIEARRAILDIHTKEWDPPLPSKIKDELADLTKGYGGADLRALCTEAAINAVQRRYPQIYKSDQKLVIDPKTIDVAPKDFMMAIKKMVPSSERSTASGATALPPNIEPLLRHPLSEIKSLLSEILPQRKKLTALEEAQYEEPDDGAGFTRELLLQEFDRSRVFRPRLLLRGPHGMGQQYLAAALLHVFEGLHVQAFDLPTLLSDSTRSPEAAVIQLFTEVKRHKPSVIYIPNIQLWFQTVGPTVISTLMSLLRSIPPSDPVLLLGVLESQEEEVDDSLLKNMFGFSKKNLYDLTAPNQDARREFFSKIIGFVKTPPKGFPNPENRKLRQLEQLKIAPPPPPKPEVELTKEEIKAQRKKDYISLNLLKTRIQPIMDQVKRYKRFRSGVIDESQIRYLWEEENPNIVTSDLPPDQQNTFRPYEKAYDKHGVLGLRETATGKFYYNLEIVTIEKRLANGYYKRAIDFVADIKRMVKDARQTGDPERILRSSELLTNVEVDIAGVLVAEPALMAECEQVYLREMAREKEAAAREKRTQAENAAPPIAEHDNVSHSNTESDLLTGPIQLGEMFPDNGDHRKAALRPVTPMSQFKSFANGDHHGSGSGLNGFGSHAVGASNGTHGDGDGDIFMSNSDDLSGSKDTQGSSFGPSAQPRPPYSHTAPSQQIRRESGLSSFSQRGPMTPMAPGSQPADYTNEASTTQTTSDKKSSEHLSNQNYHTQSPHVSRIEYPDLTQYPDRVSQEDHLPDTQQNDSSQPSTNLRDSLLSNTDTQENSGLNGSQSQSKPQPPLFDAPNMPATNSSANLQSILSEKSHEPFVLDLEVVERLHTQLTLSTSGFSVEQLEQINTNLMDYVWHMRGEWNRTRVVDGLGKKYNAVLEDMQDMQEIGPISQQTKNILANLSFQ, from the exons ATGGCTCGTAGCGCAAAGCGTACTTTGGACGAGGTTGCCAACAAGTCTGACTCTGACGACGAGGACTATAGCGATCACGCTCACTACTCACGTTCGACCGGCCGGAAGTCGAGGCCCAGCCCCAAGAAAAAGTCGCGACGGGCCCCCAAGAAGAGACGGCGCGGCTCAGACGACGATGGTCTCACATCGGACGAGGAAGAGCTGTCCGAGGAATCCGACTTCGATGAGACGGAAGAAGAATCGGAGGGGGAAGAAGTTGAACGCAATGTCAGAGGAACGGCACGTCGACGAACCACCCAGAGCCGTCGTCCACACTATGAGGAACCAGATTCGGAGGAAGAGCTGCTCAACGATGATGGTGACAATGAGACTCGAGATCCTCCACGCAAGAGCACCGTCATCAAGTTGAAACTTCCGCCCAACTATTTGGCTTTTTCTAAACGTGTAACCCGCCGTAACCGTGACGCTTCAGAGGATATCTACGCCCTTACCAACTCTGGTCGTCATGTACAAACCGTTGAACGAGGTACACGTACTCCAGAAGCCGAAATTCCATCACCATCTCGCCGCATTGCCCGAGTCGACCGCATGGCCAAGCGCACGGTTatcgatgaagaggatgaagacgCCGAAGGACAAGATGATGTCGAGGATGTTATCAACGAAACGACTATTCTGGGTTCGCAAATGGAGGTACTGGAAAGTGATGGTCCTCAAGGCGGCGCTGAAGGTGATACATTGCCAGTGAATGATGGAGACCACGACGCAATTGACGAAGACATGCCAGATGAAGACGTGGTCCCCGAATCAGAAAATGGCGATGCGAAGAATGACCACTCCGAACAGACCGATGAACTCCCAACAACTCGGCGACGAGGCAGGCTCTCCCACGAGCAACCTCAGGAGGAGAGTGCCACGCAGGATGCAGAGACAAATGAAGAATCGCAGCTACGCCGATCCAGCCGTAAGCAGCCGCCTCGAAGCTCGCAGCGGAAAAGCAAAAACGAAGAAAGTGATTTCGAGCCAGAGGAGGAGCCATCAAatgatgaggaggatgacTCGGAGCCTGATTCGCAAGCTTCTCCTCGCAAAGAAATTCAAGCTCACGAAGAAGCCGAGGATAGCTCTGCCAGTCGGCGCCCTGGTCTACGCCAACGGCCTTCTCGAACTCGTGCACCCTCAGAGGAGGCAGAAGAACTCGCCGAAGAATTGGAAGACCTCACTGGACGTGCCCGTCGCCGTGCGAAACAAACGGTTGCGTACGAGAAACCGCGTCGCAATCGAAAGGACGTTGATTATCGCATCATCCGACCCGAAATACTTCAGCCTAACGAAGATACCGACAACGAAGTTACAGGTTCTCCGTCCCGGCGTGGTCGTGCAGGTGGAGGCTGGCAGCGTACTTTGTTCTCCACGTTGGGCCCATTCGGTGGTGGTGGAAATTCAGCAATTCTCGGTGTTCCTGGTGGCCCTACTGCAGTCGGAGGAGCAGACAGCGATAGCAGTGATGACGAAGGTGCCCAACAGCCAAATCGTGCTCCTGGTCTTGGTGTTGCAGCTACTCACAACCAGTCAGCTGACCCTGGTCAGAACTCGGCTGGAACACCTGCAAACCTTGGCAAGTTCAATAACAAACAGGCTTTGGCTGATGCGGATCCCCTGGGGGTTGACATGAATGTTAATTTTGACCATGTTGGTGGTTTGCAAGGACATATTGACCAGTTGAAGGAAATGGTTTCTTTGCCGCTACTCTACCCGGAAATCTTCCAGCGTTTTAAGATCACTCCTCCTCGCGGCGTTTTATTCCACGGTCCTCCCGGTACTGGAAAGACGCTCATGGCTCGTGCTTTGGCCAACAGCGTCAGTTCAGAAGGACGCAAGGTCACATTCTACATGAGAAAGGGTGCGGATGCATTGAGCAAATGGGTCGGTGAGGCCGAGCGACAACTTCGGCTTCTTTTCGAAGAAGCCCGCAAGAACCAGCCTAGCATCATCTTTTTCGATGAGATTGACG GTTTGGCTCCCGTGAGATCCAGCAAACAAGAACAAATCCATGCCTCAATTGTATCGACCCTCCTTGCATTGATGGACGGCATGGATGGTCGTGGTCAGGTGGTAGTTATCGGTGCTACCAATCGACCTGACTCTGTTGATCCTGCTCTTCGCCGCCCCGGTCGTTTTGACCGTGAATTTTATTTCTCGCTGCCCAATATCGAGGCACGTCGAGCTATTCTTGACATCCACACCAAGGAATGGGATCCCCCTCTTCCAAGCAAAATTAAAGATGAACTGGCCGATTTGACCAAGGGTTACGGTGGTGCTGACTTGCGAGCGCTTTGTACCGAGGCCGCAATTAATGCTGTGCAAAGAAGATACCCCCAAATCTACAAATCAGATCAAAAGCTCGTGATTGATCCGAAGACAATCGATGTCGCCCCCAAAGATTTCATGATGGCAATCAAGAAGATGGTGCCGTCTTCTGAGCGGTCTACCGCATCTGGCGCGACTGCCCTACCTCCGAACATTGAACCCCTGCTTCGTCATCCATTATCCGAAATCAAATCTTTGCTGTCCGAGATTCTTCCACAGCGAAAGAAACTTACTGCTCTTGAGGAGGCTCAATATGAGGAGCCCGATGATGGTGCAGGCTTCACCCGAGAGCTCCTTTTGCAAGAATTTGATCGTTCGCGTGTCTTCCGACCCCGACTGCTCCTTCGGGGCCCCCACGGCATGGGCCAGCAATACCTCGCGGCCGCGCTACTGCATGTGTTTGAGGGCCTGCATGTGCAGGCCTTCGATCTCCCCACTTTGCTGAGTGACTCAACCCGCTCCCCAGAGGCAGCCGTAATCCAGCTATTTACGGAGGTCAAGCGACACAAGCCGAGTGTGATTTACATTCCCAACATTCAACTGTGGTTCCAGACTGTCGGACCCACTGTGATTTCTACCTTAATGAGTCTTTTGCGGTCGATACCACCTTCTGATCCAGTTCTTTTGCTTGGTGTTCTTGAATCACAAGAGGAGGAAGTGGATGATAGTCTACTGAAGAACATGTTCGGGTTTTCCAAGAAGAACCTGTATGATCTTACTGCTCCAAATCAAGATGCGCGTCGTGAATTCTTCAGCAAAATCATTGGGTTCGTGAAAACTCCCCCGAAAGGATTCCCGAACCCTGAAAATCGCAAACTTCGCCAGCTGGAACAGTTGAAAATCGCGCCACCTCCGCCTCCCAAGCCCGAGGTAGAACTCACTAAGGAGGAGATCAAGGCTCAGAGGAAGAAAGATTACATTTCATTGAATCTTTTGAAAACCCGAATCCAACCTATCATGGATCAGGTCAAGAGATACAAGCGTTTCAGGTCGGGCGTGATCGATGAATCTCAAATTCGATACTTGTGGGAGGAAGAAAATCCCAATATTGTTACCAGTGATCTTCCCCCGGATCAGCAAAACACCTTCCGGCCTTATGAGAAAGCGTACGACAAACATGGTGTGTTAGGTCTCCGTGAAACTGCCACTGGGAAGTTCTACTACAACTTGGAGATCGTGACAATCGAAAAACGTCTTGCAAATGGATACTACAAACGTGCCATCGACTTTGTGGCAGATATCAAGCGAATGGTCAAAGATGCTCGTCAGACCGGTGACCCGGAACGCATATTGCGGTCAAGTGAACTTTTGACTAATGTTGAAGTTGATATCGCCGGTGTTCTTGTAGCCGAACCAGCTCTCATGGCAGAATGTGAACAGGTCTATCTGCGTGAGATGGCTCGTGAAAAGGAGGCCGCGGCGCGTGAGAAACGTACCCAGGCGGAGAACGCAGCTCCTCCCATTGCTGAGCATGATAACGTGTCGCACAGCAACACTGAGTCGGACCTATTGACTGGGCCAATTCAACTCGGCGAAATGTTCCCCGACAATGGGGATCATAGAAAAGCAGCTTTGCGCCCCGTGACCCCCATGTCCCAGTTCAAGAGTTTCGCCAATGGAGATCATCACGGCAGTGGTTCGGGTCTCAATGGCTTTGGTTCCCATGCTGTCGGCGCGAGCAATGGTACccatggagatggagacgGCGATATTTTCATGTCCAATTCGGATGATCTATCAGGTAGCAAGGACACACAGGGAAGCTCATTCGGGCCATCTGCTCAGCCGAGGCCTCCTTATTCTCACACTGCACCTTCTCAGCAGATTCGTCGAGAATCTGGTCTTTCCAGCTTCTCTCAGCGGGGCCCCATGACTCCAATGGCTCCGGGATCTCAGCCAGCTGATTACACCAATGAAGCATCCACTACTCAGACGACTTCTGATAAGAAGTCCTCTGAGCATCTGTCGAATCAAAACTACCACACTCAAAGCCCTCATGTCTCAAGAATCGAATACCCCGACCTTACTCAATACCCCGATCGCGTGTCGCAGGAAGACCACCTGCCCGACACGCAGCAAAACGACAGCAGCCAGCCTTCTACCAATCTCCGGGACTCTTTGCTTAGCAACACAGACACCCAGGAAAACAGTGGTTTGAACGGAAGCCAGTCGCAGTCGAAGCCACAACCTCCACTGTTCGATGCACCCAACATGCCAGCAACCAATTCTTCGGCTAACTTGCAGTCGATCCTGAGCGAGAAAAGCCATGAGCCATTCGTCCTCGATCTTGAGGTTGTTGAGCGTCTGCACACGCAGCTAACCTTGTCAACCAGCGGATTCTCAGTGGAGCAGTTGGAGCAAATCAACACCAATCTGATGGACTACGTGTGGCACATGCGCGGAGAATGGAACCGTACACGCGTCGTTGATGGTCTCGGTAAAAAATACAACGCAGTCCTAGAGGACATGCAGGACATGCAGGAGATCGGGCCCATCAGCCAACAGACAAAAAATATCCTGGCCAACCTGAGTTTCCAGTGA
- a CDS encoding pantetheine-phosphate adenylyltransferase family protein → MSRRTFTSTQAIFNLSQKPSAYKEGMNQYRTFTGPFAKVFLGGVFVYQVFYWTWLKLEMDETKVAKNEQVALLEKEAREITSTQK, encoded by the exons ATGAGCCGACGCACCTTCACCTCCACACAAGCTATATTCAACCTATCACAGAAGCCAAGTGCATACAAGGAAGGG ATGAATCAATATCGAACCTTTACTGGCCCCTTCGCCAAGGTTTTCTTAGGGGGCGTGTTCGTCTATCAAGTCTTTTACTGGACCTGGTTGAAGCTGGAGATGGATGAGACGAAGGTGGCAAAGAATG AGCAAGTGGCCCTGCTAGAGAAAGAGGCCCGGGAGATTACTAGCACCCAGAAATGA
- a CDS encoding Zinc finger, C2H2, with translation MEETQLDWNYSTDILQGIMVGHEEHGLSDPKSSNLPFDAANPLQDLQLGSFVPTLNHSLLSQWASDPRGLYNSQYTHSYVTGNQDAWNPLLATGVPDTSPISHMNMPAQTPDQDCRFSQHHYSEPSENGSQYMDSYHSADSGYGGTSCATQSVVASSSGVDSSSPQTDMAENTSTQSGPSFDPPQYGSVSELSYTLEFMGSPCQFEDVSMRCEHPSCNWVGKCPSDKRKHEARHKKLFKCDVPNCPRKDGFGTINDLARHKKCVHNKEPERGPKMMYLCFGANCPRPNKRWPRLDNFKQHLNRMHHEEDGEALLKKSMDWYEIFILRQPEQRFDERSSRDESILEVEEDEASAQSTTDLEQEHGSMSYERPNIFRFGAATPRPPQHSTPPLADSTSSQFPAFSSLGLPATNQDMSCDRGITRPDGSVADAANNLINAMTKMMNHRGRGSSQTIDEGIDLENDAAQLSQPQRQMLQKVLSVALERLSNDNEVTAQDPGSKKRGWFQCDACPKQTRLRCEMKKHQKRHERPYGCTFPHCAKSFGSKADWKRHESSQHLGVPSWFCTEHDMQTGALCERLFYRADTYTHHLHQHGIHEYHVAALAGNNRLDLAGQSHFWCGFCNHRVLLKNLGPEALDERFNHIDIEHFKKGERGQDWRFPSSSFEGDAMDQTKDVPVQTFSHGRKAAMTSDLKRKYAAV, from the exons ATGGAG GAAACACAGCTGGACTGGAACTACTCCACAGACATCCTCCAAGGAATCATGGTTGGACACGAAGAACATGGTCTATCCGACCCTAAGTCCTCAAATCTTCCCTTCGATGCGGCAAACCCGCTACAAGACCTGCAACTCGGATCGTTTGTTCCAACACTTAACCACTCACTCCTAAGCCAATGGGCTTCAGATCCCCGAGGCCTATATAACTCCCAATACACTCATTCCTATGTGACGGGCAACCAAGATGCCTGGAATCCGCTGCTAGCCACCGGTGTGCCGGACACTTCTCCCATCTCGCATATGAACATGCCTGCCCAGACGCCGGACCAGGACTGCCGATTTTCGCAACATCACTATAGCGAGCCCTCCGAGAATGGGAGTCAGTATATGGATAGCTATCACTCTGCTGATTCAGGATACGGTGGGACCAGCTGTGCAACGCAATCAGTTGTGGCTTCTTCGTCCGGTGTGGATTCCTCAAGCCCGCAGACCGACATGGCAGAGAATACGTCTACTCAGTCGGGGCCTTCGTTTGATCCTCCCCAGTACGGCTCTGTGTCTGAGCTATCCTACACATTGGAGTTTATGGGCTCGCCATGCCAGTTTGAGGATGTCTCAATGCGATgcgagcatccatcatgcAACTGGGTTGGGAAATGTCCTTCGGATAAAAG GAAACACGAGGCTCGCCACAAAAAGCTCTTCAAATGTGACGTGCCGAATTGCCCACGGAAGGACGGGTTTGGCACCATTAACGATCTTGCCCGTCATAAGAAATGCGTTCACAATAAAGAGCCCGAGCGTGGGCCCAAGATGATGTACTTGTGTTTCGGGGCAAACTGCCCGCGCCCGAACAAGAGGTGGCCGCGCCTCGATAACTTCAAGCAACACCTGAACCGGATGCATCATGAAGAGGATGGAGAGGCGCTCTTGAAAAA GTCCATGGATTGGTATGAAATTTTCATCCTCCGTCAACCAGAACAGCGCTTCGACGAGCGTAGCTCAAGAGATGAGTCGATATTGGAGGTGGAAGAAGACGAGGCGTCCGCCCAGTCGACCACCGATCTTGAGCAGGAACACGGTTCCATGTCCTACGAGAGGCCTAATATCTTTAGATTTGGCGCTGCCACGCCGAGACCTCCTCAGCATAGTACGCCGCCGCTTGCAGACTCGACGTCTTCTCAATTCCCCGCTTTTAGCTCCCTGGGGTTGCCAGCAACGAATCAAGATATGTCCTGTGACCGCGGCATCACAAGGCCCGATGGATCGGTAGCAGACGCAGCTAATAACTTAATCAATGCCatgacgaagatgatgaacCACCGCGGGCGGGGATCAAGTCAAACTATTGACGAGGGAATCGACCTCGAAAATGACGCTGCTCAGCTCTCCCAGCCCCAGCGGCAAATGCTGCAGAAGGTGCTTTCGGTGGCCTTGGAACGGTTATCCAATGACAACGAAGTTACCGCACAAGATCCTGGTAGCAAAAAGCGGGGCTGGTTCCAATGTGATGCGTGCCCAAAGCAGACCCGGCTCCGTTGTGAAATGAA AAAACACCAGAAGCGTCATGAACGACCCTACGGCTGTACATTCCCCCACTGTGCCAAATCCTTTGGCAGCAAAGCCGACTGGAAGCGCCACGAGAGCTCCCAGCATCTCGGTGTGCCAAGTTGGTTCTGCACAGAACACGATATGCAAACAGGCGCCTTGTGCGAGCGGCTTTTCTATCGAGCCGACACATATACCCACCACCTGCACCAGCATGGGATTCATGAATATCACGTCGCAGCTTTGGCTGGTAATAACCGGCTGGACCTGGCTGGCCAGTCGCATTTCTGGTGTGGGTTCTGTAATCACAGAGTCCTATTAAAAAATCTTGGCCCCGAGGCCCTGGACGAGAGGTTCAATCATATTGATATTGAGCATTTCAAGAAAGGGGAAAGGGGTCAGGACTGGCGGTTTCCGTCTTCGTCGTTTGAAGGAGATGCTATGGATCAGACCAAGGACGTTCCCGTACAGACGTTTAGTCACGGCCGAAAGGCTGCGATGACTAGCGATCTGAAACGCAAGTATGCTGCGGTATGA
- a CDS encoding Zinc finger, C2H2 → MSRASPFSAQGQSPANATQDRYAPDPYLSAASDPEEIIFQTSAIRLTRTPLWGSPGHIAGPGSSPHEDVRIDSTIEGYLDPRTNDYTDRSTCTSPFSDASVFVEPKDIELANASTWQNEKLPSYSIGEDSVPIDPAWGSSMAPNVFQWKSSDNRPNSNSSSTLAGLEPHSNASTQQPIPTSYQSGLVVFDASAKPLGLSVLTNEVLTTELTSSATRGRSPLVEITTFTRGDSPEERSTSPQGIFSQSFAHLSANSSELQVEEDGDRHSVSSVPMKRSKDGGWIPSSSIHLAGIDSRSCGDEFVPSPNDIHIQRERNEKNENISHWSVSVSAANSDAGGDSPSPPHPRPHQVPRRSRAKSTGDPPLKQEDYFNLKSRTRDASFPGPGALVHESSDNLSEDEASIGTHSDEPSAYVYELGRYDRSAPEVYLPVSPTKAEESIHLYPWHDPPRDSTPRSQAMQPDSSTEAMIAFNRRVRDLETASLAATIDNNSIINVGAALENLSCAEQPKKRTSLFKRQFLQASSILKRQASDLSIGQSKSYPGLSRRDAEDSPAKPSFSPRNGFLHRRHSRSPSLSNAILSMTSQMAAVGGSQPVRAVSSAPSPNQERSSLNIQFKGRGRSRSELPQSSNSGLMNPMTAYSGPPVPNITSPRVSSDADQAPTSTPLGPETGGAGVENDIDTSNNDNNDGVVMDFPAAQSLPVSTIEGFKSQIMQLNPRLEPALIHRLAREQHRRYKILIDLQQKHSIAAANHTCKSGRYCTVQGGQPALLQDPKASNSPEAGYIQFQVRGFSHGHGQQHSPGDGTGAAAHFPPGVPLPPVTRLPARFECPICFEVKTFHRPSDWSKHVQEDVQPFTCTFPQCTEPKSFKRKADWVRHENEKHRHLEWWTCTFPECDHKCYRKDNFVQHLVREHKMPEPKIKKTGLASSTMDAEAVPNSRREQELDRLWQMVEECRHDTAQTPQQEPCRFCGNVCSEWRKLSIHLSKHLEQLALPVLRLANPSSTPNHVVNPNQVETNRGSSAATHPSVALYHPRHDGPETAPTHLQRQYAIGNNSTPTNPAFSINNVPLTNYSTISGGELSMEPESMTDSLASDQFSAYTHTTDHFGQTTHHSSQAQADPLHQNSVTYPPPYNAVPRSKSSEADLMQPSFSLSQFLPHPSLYPDENYPACQPMEYNIPYTSATYSSRCPSQM, encoded by the coding sequence ATGTCGCGCGCCTCCCCATTCAGCGCCCAGGGGCAATCACCAGCAAATGCGACCCAAGATCGATATGCTCCGGATCCTTACCTATCAGCCGCATCCGATCCAGAGGAGATCATCTTTCAGACCAGCGCCATTAGATTAACACGAACGCCATTGTGGGGGAGTCCTGGACACATTGCGGGACCTGGCTCATCCCCACACGAGGATGTTCGGATCGATTCCACAATTGAGGGCTATTTGGACCCGAGAACAAATGATTATACGGACCGAAGCACTTGTACCTCCCCCTTTTCTGATGCAAGTGTCTTCGTGGAACCAAAAGACATCGAACTGGCAAATGCTTCGACCTGGCAAAATGAAAAACTGCCATCGTACAGCATTGGGGAGGACAGCGTGCCTATCGATCCGGCATGGGGTTCGTCCATGGCACCTAATGTTTTTCAGTGGAAGAGCTCTGACAACCGCCCGAACTCGAATTCATCATCCACGCTGGCAGGTCTAGAACCTCATAGCAATGCTAGCACACAGCAACCAATTCCCACCTCGTATCAGTCTGGCCTCGTTGTTTTTGACGCAAGTGCCAAGCCATTGGGACTCAGTGTCTTGACCAACGAGGTGTTGACCACCGAGCTGACGTCGAGTGCAACCAGGGGAAGAAGCCCCCTCGTCGAGATTACAACCTTCACTCGAGGCGATTCGCCCGAGGAACGTAGCACGTCACCCCAAGGAATTTTCAGTCAGTCCTTCGCACACCTATCTGCTAATTCAAGCGAGCTACAAGTCGAAGAAGATGGCGATCGTCACTCGGTTTCGTCTGTTCCCATGAAGCGATCCAAGGACGGCGGATGGATTCCAAGCTCATCAATCCATCTAGCCGGCATTGATTCAAGGTCCTGCGGAGACGAATTCGTGCCAAGTCCTAACGACATCCATATTCAGCGGGAAAGGAACGAGAAAAATGAGAACATTTCTCACTGGTCTGTTTCTGTGAGTGCAGCCAACAGTGACGCCGGTGGGGACTCGCCTAGTCCACCGCATCCACGCCCACACCAAGTTCCCAGGAGATCTCGAGCAAAGAGTACCGGGGATCCCCCCTTGAAACAAGAAGATTATTTCAACCTGAAATCTCGCACCCGAGACGCATCATTCCCTGGACCCGGGGCACTGGTTCACGAAAGCAGCGATAACCTCAGCGAGGATGAAGCAAGCATTGGCACACATTCCGACGAGCCCTCAGCTTATGTATATGAACTTGGCAGATATGATCGCAGCGCCCCTGAGGTCTATTTACCTGTGTCACCGACTAAAGCCGAGGAAAGTATCCATCTTTACCCCTGGCATGACCCCCCTCGCGATTCGACACCTAGATCGCAAGCGATGCAGCCGGACAGCTCTACCGAAGCTATGATAGCCTTTAACAGACGTGTGCGGGATCTCGAAACGGCATCGCTCGCTGCAACAATTGACAACAATAGCATCATCAATGTTGGTGCAGCTCTCGAAAACCTTTCCTGTGCCGAACAACCCAAGAAACGTACCAGTCTGTTCAAACGTCAATTTCTGCAGGCATCCTCGATTCTGAAGCGACAAGCGTCGGACCTTTCCATTGGCCAATCTAAAAGCTACCCTGGGCTTTCGCGGCGTGATGCAGAGGACTCACCGGCCAAGCCAAGCTTCTCACCACGAAATGGCTTCTTGCATCGTCGTCATTCGCGGTCGCCAAGCCTGAGCAATGCAATTCTTTCAATGACCAGTCAAATGGCCGCTGTTGGGGGTAGTCAGCCTGTCCGAGCAGTGTCGTCTGCACCCTCACCGAATCAGGAGAGGAGTTCTTTGAACATCCAATTCAAGGGCCGAGGTCGAAGCAGAAGCGAGCTCCCTCAGTCAAGTAACTCCGGGCTAATGAATCCTATGACCGCTTACAGTGGACCACCGGTTCCAAACATCACATCGCCTCGAGTCAGTTCGGATGCTGACCAAGCACCCACAAGTACACCTCTGGGCCCTGAAACcggaggcgctggagttGAGAATGATATTGACACCAGCAACAATGATAACAACGATGGCGTGGTTATGGATTTCCCTGCTGCTCAGAGCCTCCCAGTGTCAACAATCGAAGGGTTCAAATCGCAGATCATGCAGTTGAACCCAAGGCTTGAACCGGCTTTGATTCACCGCCTAGCACGTGAGCAACACCGTCGATACAAGATCTTGATTGATTTGCAGCAGAAGCACTCTATTGCAGCTGCCAACCACACGTGCAAGTCTGGCAGATATTGCACTGTTCAGGGAGGGCAACCCGCTCTGTTGCAGGACCCCAAGGCCTCCAACTCTCCCGAGGCAGGATATATCCAGTTTCAAGTGAGAGGTTTCAGCCATGGACATGGGCAACAGCATTCTCCAGGTGACGGCACGGGGGCCGCGGCACACTTCCCTCCCGGAGTGCCCCTTCCGCCAGTCACTCGTCTTCCCGCCCGGTTTGAGTGCCCCATTTGCTTCGAAGTGAAAACGTTTCATAGACCATCCGACTGGTCTAAACATGTTCAGGAAGATGTGCAGCCATTTACTTGCACATTCCCCCAATGCACCGAGCCTAAGTCATTCAAGCGTAAAGCAGACTGGGTTCGGCATGAGAACGAGAAACACCGGCACCTGGAGTGGTGGACGTGTACATTCCCCGAGTGCGACCACAAATGCTACCGCAAGGACAATTTCGTTCAGCATTTGGTGCGGGAACACAAAATGCCAGAGCCCAAGATCAAAAAGACGGGCCTAGCCTCTAGTACTATGGATGCTGAGGCTGTGCCGAATAGCCGAAGGGAGCAAGAGCTTGATCGCTTATGGCAGATGGTCGAAGAATGTCGGCATGACACCGCACAAACCCCCCAGCAAGAGCCATGCCGCTTCTGCGGAAACGTCTGTAGTGAGTGGAGAAAGTTGTCAATCCACCTTAGCAAACACCTGGAGCAACTAGCTCTGCCCGTTTTGCGATTAGCGAATCCGAGCAGCACTCCAAACCATGTCGTCAACCCCAACCAAGTGGAGACGAATCGCGGATCATCGGCCGCAACCCATCCCTCTGTCGCGCTATATCACCCTAGACACGACGGACCCGAAACGGCCCCCACCCATCTGCAGCGGCAATATGCGATCGGAAACAATAGCACGCCAACCAACCCTGCGTTCTCAATCAACAACGTTCCGCTGACAAATTACTCCACCATCTCTGGCGGCGAACTTTCCATGGAGCCTGAGTCGATGACGGATTCCCTTGCCTCGGATCAGTTCTCAGCATACACGCACACGACAGATCATTTTGGCCAAACTACGCACCATTCCTCCCAGGCCCAGGCCGACCCCCTGCATCAGAACTCAGTGACGTACCCACCGCCTTATAACGCCGTTCCGAGATCGAAATCTTCGGAGGCAGATCTCATGCAGCCCTcgttttctctctctcaattTCTCCCCCATCCCTCTCTATACCCGGATGAGAATTACCCGGCTTGCCAACCCATGGAGTATAACATCCCCTACACTTCTGCGACCTACTCTTCTAGATGTCCCTCCCAAATGTGA